A region from the Linepithema humile isolate Giens D197 chromosome 1, Lhum_UNIL_v1.0, whole genome shotgun sequence genome encodes:
- the LOC136997077 gene encoding uncharacterized protein: MTSQNPAARPEDLGVTPWYLEDYPTTDTSPGPMGDRSSYPSYLYADDRDGRPDLNSTRNSSIESEFPKSATPMPRKACMDLKTAMALLDETCPNVEPSPSLTPRTPRTPLTPYSSRSKRARSKSSDNSSYSNDRLSDRSFDTAKDKDKEKKRPFLRKIGISKTEDRPFLAKFTPRVIGKPYLEKIGPSKAIERPFLEKIGSSKTLDKFIFDTSHNERRNQVKIETKTNDTVRNHAGVQNNVIHEIDRVIAKENVENTVRRPTSVPTSRLEQVRESSVLSQATAATFERRRSGKEFLLKMYSFETEDLECPVPLKGHRDPLRGSSLDDVLDSGPCSLPTAESNDERAASKLELQNRPTSVAAELLKCRVTTSEEIISSSTTCLDSSGEINSWSNSPPSAARAAQRAKKESATPIRRRVLQDSREIFRSGGSTPNSPTKRPISSVSPDRDIESEYNTLERGTLSPMKTRKSTIEDIRKAAENTHRSVKYNQFERRGISSDNLLAKDALSFPSVSRTITDDIGRTREISSEDSLATRRGVQEYTKETFKQLQDKFKLQEISTESYAAFKRRTRAAHGAISRQERLNLLPAETWTTSAARLENVATIDTKPIATGTAEDKRGEESQESTTRSVLRKQEGIDHPSDHESDTNASIRRPKRRIFHEPSQETMDLLTELRKIKSLLKTPSWEKDLDLDQKPIRMPKRILLTDKEFCLSVERENSVRRPSRMINSLETTEEGKVTSNREQEATKESQQQLTASSETKTEQKSPGPALFEKKCLSLDYADEEKPQKPEARAISLASTRDLPFEPEETDHYPTLTLICDSKSYSSDVFSSPFEEMSKTDQIDEPTGKEQPKKPSQNHCAEVDIAIPIDQRINKGDVQGRTSDLYEIISPRSTPFRVKKRLGKISVEETVKPENFTLGSKVDCRSVVAQKRTKCFPL, encoded by the coding sequence ATGACATCGCAGAATCCTGCCGCGAGACCAGAGGATCTCGGCGTGACACCCTGGTACCTGGAGGACTATCCGACGACGGATACCTCGCCGGGACCGATGGGCGATCGCAGCTCGTATCCCTCGTACTTGTACGCTGATGACAGAGATGGTAGACCGGATTTAAACTCGACGAGAAACAGCAGCATCGAGAGCGAATTCCCAAAGTCGGCGACACCTATGCCTCGGAAAGCTTGCATGGATTTGAAGACCGCGATGGCACTCCTGGACGAGACCTGCCCGAACGTGGAACCAAGTCCGTCTCTCACTCCGAGAACACCCAGAACACCGCTCACGCCGTATTCGTCGCGGAGCAAGCGAGCCCGCTCCAAGAGCAGCGATAACTCTTCCTATAGTAACGATCGGCTGAGCGATCGCTCATTCGACACCGCCAAAGATAAAGACAAGGAGAAGAAGAGACCGTTTCTCAGAAAAATTGGTATCTCGAAGACGGAAGACCGACCGTTCCTGGCGAAATTCACGCCGAGAGTCATCGGCAAGCCTTATCTGGAGAAGATCGGACCTAGCAAAGCCATCGAGAGACCGTTCCTGGAGAAAATTGGCTCGTCCAAGACTCTGGACAAATTCATTTTCGATACGTCGCATAACGAACGCAGAAATCAAGTGAAGATCGAGACGAAGACGAATGACACAGTTAGGAATCACGCCGGCGTACAGAACAACGTTATACATGAGATTGATCGAGTTATTGCCAAAGAGAATGTTGAAAACACCGTTCGAAGGCCAACTTCTGTTCCAACCTCTCGTTTGGAACAAGTGCGCGAATCTTCGGTGCTCTCGCAAGCGACTGCGGCAACCTTCGAGAGAAGGCGTTCGGGCAAAGAATTTCTGCTCAAGATGTACTCCTTTGAAACGGAGGATCTGGAGTGCCCCGTTCCGTTGAAGGGGCATCGAGATCCGTTGCGCGGTTCTTCCCTCGACGACGTGTTGGATTCAGGCCCGTGTTCATTGCCGACGGCAGAGAGCAACGACGAGCGAGCAGCATCGAAGCTGGAATTGCAGAACCGACCGACCAGCGTGGCCGCGGAATTGCTCAAGTGCCGAGTGACCACCAGTGAGGAGATCATATCCTCCTCGACCACGTGTCTGGATTCATCGGGTGAAATCAACAGTTGGAGCAACTCGCCGCCAAGTGCAGCGCGAGCAGCACAGCGAGCGAAGAAGGAATCAGCCACTCCGATTCGTCGCAGGGTTCTCCAGGATTCCCGTGAGATTTTTCGTAGCGGTGGCAGCACGCCGAACTCGCCCACGAAAAGGCCCATTTCGAGCGTCTCTCCTGATCGCGATATCGAATCTGAATACAACACTCTGGAAAGAGGGACGCTTTCCCCGATGAAAACCAGAAAATCCACCATTGAGGATATTAGGAAGGCGGCCGAGAATACGCATCGGTCCGTCAAATATAATCAATTCGAGAGACGAGGCATCTCTTCCGACAATCTTTTGGCGAAGGACGCGCTTTCGTTTCCCTCTGTTTCACGAACTATAACAGATGACATCGGGAGAACGCGGGAGATCTCGTCGGAGGACTCGCTAGCGACACGTCGAGGTGTTCAAGAATACACAAAGGAAACGTTCAAACAGCTGCAGGATAAGTTCAAGCTGCAGGAGATATCCACGGAGAGTTACGCGGCTTTCAAACGGCGAACTCGAGCCGCTCATGGCGCGATAAGTCGACAGGAGAGATTGAACCTCCTACCGGCGGAAACCTGGACGACGAGCGCAGCGAGGTTGGAGAACGTCGCAACGATTGACACGAAACCGATTGCCACCGGAACTGCTGAGGATAAACGAGGTGAGGAGAGTCAGGAGAGCACGACGAGGTCCGTGCTGAGGAAGCAAGAAGGGATCGATCATCCCAGCGATCACGAGTCGGATACGAACGCGTCCATCAGACGACCGAAGAGACGGATCTTTCACGAGCCGTCGCAGGAGACTATGGATCTGCTAACTGAGTTGCGTAAGATCAAAAGTCTGTTGAAAACTCCATCGTGGGAGAAGGATCTGGATCTCGATCAGAAGCCGATACGGATGCCGAAGCGCATTCTACTGACGGACAAAGAGTTCTGTCTTTCGGTCGAGCGTGAGAATAGCGTACGACGTCCATCGAGAATGATCAATTCGCTGGAGACTACGGAAGAGGGTAAAGTCACGTCGAATCGGGAGCAAGAGGCGACCAAAGAGAGTCAACAGCAGCTGACGGCGAGTAGTGAGACGAAAACCGAGCAGAAATCACCCGGGCCAGCTCTCTTCGAGAAGAAATGTCTGTCGCTGGATTACGCCGACGAGGAGAAGCCTCAAAAGCCAGAAGCCAGAGCGATCTCTTTGGCCTCCACGAGAGACTTGCCATTCGAACCTGAAGAGACCGACCATTATCCCACTCTCACGCTGATCTGTGACTCTAAAAGCTACTCTTCGGACGTCTTCAGCTCCCCGTTTGAAGAGATGAGCAAGACAGATCAGATCGACGAACCGACGGGAAAGGAACAACCAAAGAAGCCCAGTCAGAATCATTGCGCCGAAGTGGACATCGCCATTCCCATCGATCAGCGGATCAACAAAGGAGATGTTCAAGGGCGAACTAGTGATCTTTACGAGATCATATCGCCCCGGTCGACGCCGTTTCGCGTTAAAAAGCGACTCGGCAAAATCTCCGTCGAGGAGACCGTCAAGCCGGAGAATTTCACCCTCGGTTCTAAGGTCGACTGCCGATCGGTCGTTGCCCAAAAACGTACTAAATGCTTCCCCTTGTAA